Part of the Fretibacterium sp. OH1220_COT-178 genome is shown below.
TCTACATGCTGGGTTATTTCCCCGATCCGGTGGACGACTCGGAGGAAGAGGAGGAGGACTTTCACTTCAGCCTTCTCTTCTCGGACGTCTGGTCCCTCTCCCACAACCTGCTCAATTGGTTTTCCAGAGGGGTCATCCTCTTCGGTCTGCTCTCCGGCCGCTTCGGAGAGGAGAGCGAGGATATGCTGGAGATCCTGGATTCTTTGGGGGGCCGGCACGAGTATGAGCGGATGGAGGCGTTGCCGGACGAGGGCGACGACGCCACTTTGATCGAGGCCCTTGCGGCCAATCGCTGCCTGGCGAAGTAAGGCTGCGCTCCGAAGGAGGCCGGGTGTCGGGGGAGATGCGGCGGACGGATGCCAATGGCTGCGATTGAACGGATCGAAGGATCCGGGTCCCTGTGGAATGGCACTTTGGCGAAACTTTGACCGTTTTGACTAAATATCATATAGAATGGAGTGTTGCATGATGACGGTACCGAGCGATATCGAGATTGCGCAGTCGGCGAAGATGCGTCCCATAGTGGAGATCGCGAAGAAGCTGGGGATTGCCGAGGACGATCTTGAGTTCTACGGCAAGTACAAGGCCAAGGTGCAGCCCCAGGTCCTCAGGAATCTCAAGGACAGACCGAACGGAAAGCTCGTCCTCGTGACGGCGATCACTCCGACTCCAGCGGGCGAGGGCAAGACCACGACCAGCGTGGGATTGACCGACGGCCTGAGCAAGATCGGCAAGAAGGTCTGCGTCGCCCTGCGCGAGCCCTCCCTGGGGCCCAGCTTCGGGGTCAAGGGAGGAGCGGCGGGCGGAGGCTATGCCCAGGTCGTCCCCATGGAGGACATCAACCTCCACTTCACGGGCGACCTCCACGCCATCACCACCGCCCATAATCTCTGTGCCGCGATGCTGGACAACCACATGCAACAGGGCAACGAGCTGAATATCGATCCCCGCCGCGTCGTGTTCCGTCGCGCGATGGACCTGAACGAGCGTGCGCTGCGCAAGGTCATCATCGGCCTCGGAGGACGCACCGAGGGGGTTCCGCGAGAGAGCGGGTTCGACATCACGGTCGCCTCGGAGGTCATGGCGATCCTCTGTCTTTCCATGGACCTGATGGACCTCAAGGACCGCCTCTCCAGGATCGTTCTGGCCTACACCTACGAGGGCAAACCCGTCACCGTGGCGGACATCGGGGCGGCCGGATCCATGGCGGCCCTCCTGAAGGAGGCCATCAAACCCAACCTGGTCCAGACCCTGGAGGGTTCCCCCGCCTTCATCCACGGCGGCCCCTTCGCCAACATCGCCCATGGATGCAACAGCGTTCAGGCTACGCGCCTGGGGCTGAAGCTCGCCGACTATCTCGTCACCGAGGCGGGGTTTGGCGCGGACCTCGGAGCCGAAAAGTTTCTCGACATCAAGTGCCGTATGGCGGACCTCAAGCCGGATGCGGTCGTCGTCGTCGCGACGGTGCGCGCGCTCAAGATGCACGGCGGCAAGAAGAAGACGGAGCTGACCGGCGAGGACCTGAAGGCCCTCGAAGCGGGGATCCCCAACCTCCAGAAGCACATCGAGAACGTCAAGAAGTTCGGGCTTCCCGTTGTCGTGGCGATCAACCGCTTCCCGCTGGACACCGAGGCCGAGCTGGCCCTGGTGGAGAAGAAGTGCGCGGAGCTCGGGGCCTCCTTTGCGCTCTCCGAGGTGTGGGCCAAGGGGGGCGAGGGCGGGGTCGAGCTGGCCAAAAAGGTTGTCGAGGCCTGTGAGAAGCCCTCCGAGTTCAAGTTCATCTACAAGGCGGAGATGACGCCCAAGGAGAAGATGGAGGCCATCGCCAGGGAGATCTACGGTGCCGACGGCGTCGATTTCACCCCTCAGGCGGAGAAGGACCTCGAGCTCATCCATCAGTTGGGCAAGGACGACCTTCTGATCTGCATGGCCAAGACCCAGTATTCCTTCTCCGACGATGCGACGAAGGTCGGTCGTCCAAAGGACTTCCGTATCACGGTGCGTGAGGTGCGCCTCTCCGCGGGGGCGGGGTTCATGGTGGCCGTGACGGGGGCGATCATGACCATGCCGGGGTTGCCGAAGAAGCCGGCAGCGCTCTCGATCGATGTGGATGAGAACGGAAAGATAACGGGCCTGTTCTAGCCTCTCTTCGGTTTGCCGACGGTGCGTCACGATAAAGGCGGTCTCCCGGAAAATTCGGGAGACCGCCTCGCTGTCCGTCTGGAGCCCAGTCCGTTTGAAGAATTCGGATCACTTCGATCGCAGAACCGCCTCGTTTCGAACGCTCAGAGCACGATCCGCCCTGACGCAGGCCCGGAGGACGGTCTCCCATCTTGCGTCGCGGCTCTCGGCGGAGGAGGCGAGCATCATGCCGACCTCCTCTTCCAGGTTTTCAAGCGCCTGCTTCAGGGCGTTCTCCGTCTCCTGGGGAGCGGCGCTGGGATCGGCGTAGAGGAGGGATTCCGACAACTTGAAGAGAGGGGTCAGCCGCTCTCTTTCCCCGGAGAGCACGTTCTGAAGATCCTCGGCCATGTTCCTGACGCGAGAGGACGCCTGGACCAGGTTCTGACGGCCCTGCTGATGTTCCTTTCGGTCCGAGCCGCTCAGCTTGAGCATCGCCATGTTGGTGAGAAGGAGCGGGACGAGGAAAACGGCCAATCCTGCGATGTGAATGAGGAAATAGGTCTTGACCCCGAAACCGACCCGGGCGTTTACGAAAGCCGCGACGACGACGAAGATGAAGTAGAGCACGAGCAGGTAGATGTGAGAAAACCCGTGCGGGATCTCCCTGCCCGAGTTGCTTCGAATGACGATCCGCGAGGCGAAAAGGGTGCCCAGCAGGGCGGCGAACGCCACGAACCCCATCGACATCCAGAAGGTCGTCCCTCGGGCTTCGGGGGTGGTCAGGAACCAGACGGTCACTCCTGTGATCACGGCCACCAGCATCAGGAGGAGAAAGAGGTTGAAGATCTGCCTGGCTTTGTTGGTCGCTTTGCTCATATCGATTCCCTTCCTTTCACGGTTTCGATTGCGGCCTTGTCATGCCTGTGAGGTACTGCCCCGGGTGCTTTTGCCGCATTGGGAACAAAACGCCGCGTCCGGGGCGAGAGGGGCGCCGCACGCACATGTCCTGCCGATCGGCTTGCCGCACTTGAAGCAGAAGCGCGAGTCCTCGGCCACCTCCGCTCCGCAGTGCGGGCAGCCGGGCTTCGCCGACAGCGACGCTCCGCATGAGGGGCAGAAACGTCCATCGGCTCCGCAGGACTTGCCGCACTTCGGACAGGGGCGGGAGGAGGTCTCCGGGCTGGAGGGCGTCGGCTGGGGCTGCGGGGAGTTCAAAAATTGCCCCATCTGGGAGGCCATCTGGCCGAAGGCTCCGCCCATTCCAAGTCCTGCGCCGAGGCCCATGCCGGCCCCGAGCAGGGGATTGCCCCCTCCGTCGCCTCCGCTCCCGCCCGAGGCCTGAGCCATCTGCTCCATGGCGTCGAAGGAGCGTTTCTGCTGATAGTTGAATCCCATCAGGTTCATACGCGCCCGCTCGCTCATGGCCTTTTTGAGGTCGAGCACGGCGTCGTCGTCGTCCGGAACGTTGACGGAACCGATAAAGAAGTTGGCGGGTTCGATCCCGAACTCCTCGAACACCGGGCGAACCGCATCCACGGCTTCGTCGGACATGTCCCGAAGGTAGGCGCTGATGTCGAAGATGTTGATCCTCTTCTGGGTCATGTAGGTGGCGATCATATCGCCGATACGGCTCAGCAAAAGGCCGCGGAACGATTCGATCAGCTCCTCCCGGGTGAGCCGGGTGCGGGTTCCGACCAGTTTGAGCAGGAACTTGCGGCTGTCCCGGATGCGGATGCCGAACTGCCCGTAGGCGCGGACGGGGATGGGGATCTGATATTCGGGGTCCCGGAGCAGCAACGGGGAAAGAGTCCCCCATTTGACGTCCAGAACGTTGAGCTTGTTGACGAACCAGATGTGGGCCTTGAAGGGATTTTCTCCGCCGGTCGGCAGATTGATGAGGCGCCTCAGCAGCGGAATGTTGTCCGTGGAGAGCGTATAGCGTCCCGGACCGAAGAGGTCGAGGGCCTGTCCGTCGCGGAAGAGGACGGCCTCCTGGGACTCCTGAACGACCAGTTGGGTCCAGTTGCCGAGGGCGTCGCTCTTCTCCGGATGCTTGCGGTCCACGTAGCGCCACGCGAAGACGTCCGAGGGGTTGAGACCGGAGTCCCATTCGACGATCTGCAGTAAAGCCATTTTCGACTGCTCCTTCCTGAATTGCTTCCAAAATGGGCTCCGGGCGGGGAGCACGTGCTGCGGAGCCGAGGGGCGAATGTCACAGATCGGGATTCAGCAGTTCCATCGAGATCATCTT
Proteins encoded:
- a CDS encoding formate--tetrahydrofolate ligase, producing MTVPSDIEIAQSAKMRPIVEIAKKLGIAEDDLEFYGKYKAKVQPQVLRNLKDRPNGKLVLVTAITPTPAGEGKTTTSVGLTDGLSKIGKKVCVALREPSLGPSFGVKGGAAGGGYAQVVPMEDINLHFTGDLHAITTAHNLCAAMLDNHMQQGNELNIDPRRVVFRRAMDLNERALRKVIIGLGGRTEGVPRESGFDITVASEVMAILCLSMDLMDLKDRLSRIVLAYTYEGKPVTVADIGAAGSMAALLKEAIKPNLVQTLEGSPAFIHGGPFANIAHGCNSVQATRLGLKLADYLVTEAGFGADLGAEKFLDIKCRMADLKPDAVVVVATVRALKMHGGKKKTELTGEDLKALEAGIPNLQKHIENVKKFGLPVVVAINRFPLDTEAELALVEKKCAELGASFALSEVWAKGGEGGVELAKKVVEACEKPSEFKFIYKAEMTPKEKMEAIAREIYGADGVDFTPQAEKDLELIHQLGKDDLLICMAKTQYSFSDDATKVGRPKDFRITVREVRLSAGAGFMVAVTGAIMTMPGLPKKPAALSIDVDENGKITGLF
- a CDS encoding SPFH domain-containing protein: MALLQIVEWDSGLNPSDVFAWRYVDRKHPEKSDALGNWTQLVVQESQEAVLFRDGQALDLFGPGRYTLSTDNIPLLRRLINLPTGGENPFKAHIWFVNKLNVLDVKWGTLSPLLLRDPEYQIPIPVRAYGQFGIRIRDSRKFLLKLVGTRTRLTREELIESFRGLLLSRIGDMIATYMTQKRINIFDISAYLRDMSDEAVDAVRPVFEEFGIEPANFFIGSVNVPDDDDAVLDLKKAMSERARMNLMGFNYQQKRSFDAMEQMAQASGGSGGDGGGNPLLGAGMGLGAGLGMGGAFGQMASQMGQFLNSPQPQPTPSSPETSSRPCPKCGKSCGADGRFCPSCGASLSAKPGCPHCGAEVAEDSRFCFKCGKPIGRTCACGAPLAPDAAFCSQCGKSTRGSTSQA